In Hymenobacter sublimis, a single genomic region encodes these proteins:
- a CDS encoding PA14 domain-containing protein yields the protein MKYFFSSCKHYWLVVLLCGLWWLPAQKAQAQAGGCSGTDPAGQAATTGLYAEYFSRYFADDTGFFSDNANPAGLRRVEAQVNFPTAASFGDLRPISEGTAQDPDRYSLRLRGSLNIATTGTYTFYLTSDDAAYLWLDNEATAIPPNPDVALIAIQGSRPALTRTATVTLTAGRHNVQILYGDDCCENVLVWEYEGPGIARQVVPSSVLCTGLVPVPPVPQSISYSPAARAFPAGTTLSSGTPVVQAGGAAPTGFAIANVAALPAGISINSATGVLTASGSVPQGSYDVAVAVTNANGTSTFRNVFRFTVTAPLPTGCGGTDPGGQTAAAGLYSEYFSGFFDDDPNFFTGLTPGLVRTDAHINFPLEDSFGNLLPVATGSQTAPDNFSLRQRGSLYLAATGTYTFYLTADDAAYLWLDNAALASPLVLANATINNGGVHSAKTVAVTLKLSAGLHNIALLYGDKGVGNTLLLEYESADLSLARTVVPSSLFCTSVQPLLPLAVALNYSPATLRVATGRSGTSVAPTATSSSAVVEYLISNAADLPAGITINSATGQLSVSAGVAEGSYAVSVAARNSGGTAVFAQVLTVQVVAAAPVGCAGVDANSAVATSGLFVEYFPGYFNDDLTFFSSTAATRTNRTQAIDFSSAASWSEITGQQDPDGFSARFRGRILVPTTGTYTLHLTSDDAAYLWLDNAALASSPTPGTALISNSGIHEATTKSGVVNLTAGLHDILILYGEAVGPNVLRLEYESADANVSRQLVSAGSLCTTLSNAPLPVTLIRFGVQPTKTGVVTSWETSQELNSATFVVERSANGQVFEPIGRVAAAGTTQQRQLYSFTDRAPFAGQNYYRLRQLDKDGTAHLSGVVNTQWNASANGLQLTLFPNPTATGTCTVRLEQAAATATQLQVLDLTGRTVYRQQLPAASTTEHTFPTRQLRPGVYMVRVTSAQGTVTQRIEVQ from the coding sequence ATGAAATACTTCTTCTCTTCCTGTAAGCACTACTGGTTAGTGGTGCTGCTGTGTGGTTTGTGGTGGTTGCCGGCCCAAAAGGCACAGGCACAAGCGGGCGGGTGCTCCGGCACCGACCCGGCGGGGCAAGCGGCCACTACCGGCTTATATGCGGAGTACTTTAGCCGGTACTTTGCTGATGACACTGGTTTCTTTTCCGACAATGCCAATCCGGCCGGCCTGCGGCGGGTAGAGGCCCAGGTGAACTTCCCGACTGCGGCTAGCTTCGGCGACCTACGGCCCATTTCGGAAGGCACGGCCCAGGACCCGGACCGCTACAGCCTGCGCCTGCGCGGTAGCCTTAACATTGCCACCACGGGCACCTACACCTTCTACCTTACCTCCGACGACGCGGCCTACCTCTGGCTCGACAACGAGGCAACCGCTATTCCGCCTAACCCGGATGTGGCCCTGATTGCCATTCAGGGCAGTCGCCCGGCCCTAACGCGCACTGCTACCGTAACCCTGACGGCCGGCCGTCATAATGTGCAGATTCTCTACGGCGACGACTGCTGCGAAAACGTGTTGGTGTGGGAATACGAAGGCCCAGGCATCGCCCGCCAGGTAGTGCCTTCTTCGGTGCTGTGTACGGGCTTGGTGCCGGTACCTCCTGTACCCCAAAGCATTAGCTATAGCCCGGCGGCGCGGGCCTTCCCGGCGGGTACTACGCTGAGCTCCGGCACCCCGGTAGTGCAGGCGGGCGGCGCGGCCCCCACTGGTTTTGCCATTGCCAACGTGGCCGCTCTGCCCGCGGGCATCAGCATCAACAGCGCCACCGGTGTGCTAACGGCTTCCGGCAGCGTGCCCCAAGGGAGCTACGATGTGGCCGTGGCCGTTACCAACGCCAACGGTACCAGCACCTTCCGCAACGTCTTTCGCTTCACCGTTACGGCGCCCCTACCTACGGGCTGCGGCGGAACTGACCCCGGCGGGCAGACCGCAGCGGCTGGTCTGTACTCCGAGTACTTCAGTGGCTTCTTCGATGACGATCCGAACTTCTTCACCGGCCTTACCCCCGGCTTGGTACGCACGGACGCGCACATAAACTTCCCCCTGGAAGACAGCTTTGGCAACTTGCTGCCCGTAGCCACGGGCTCCCAAACGGCCCCCGACAACTTCAGCCTGCGCCAGCGGGGTAGCCTCTACCTGGCCGCAACCGGCACCTACACCTTCTACCTCACTGCCGATGATGCCGCCTACCTCTGGCTCGACAACGCGGCCCTGGCCTCGCCGCTCGTGCTGGCAAATGCCACCATCAACAACGGCGGAGTTCACTCGGCCAAAACCGTAGCCGTTACCTTGAAACTCAGCGCCGGCCTGCACAATATTGCCCTGCTCTACGGCGACAAAGGCGTGGGCAATACGTTGCTGCTAGAATATGAAAGCGCTGATCTGAGCCTGGCCCGGACCGTGGTGCCCAGCAGCCTGTTCTGCACGTCGGTGCAGCCTCTGCTGCCGCTGGCAGTGGCCCTGAACTACTCGCCTGCTACCCTGCGCGTGGCAACTGGCCGCAGCGGTACCTCGGTAGCGCCCACGGCCACCAGCTCTTCGGCCGTGGTAGAATACCTGATAAGCAACGCGGCCGATTTGCCAGCCGGCATTACCATCAACTCAGCTACTGGTCAGCTTTCGGTTAGTGCAGGGGTAGCCGAAGGCAGCTACGCCGTAAGCGTGGCCGCCCGCAACTCTGGTGGTACGGCCGTATTTGCCCAAGTGCTTACCGTGCAGGTGGTTGCCGCCGCTCCGGTGGGCTGCGCCGGCGTAGATGCCAACAGCGCCGTAGCTACTTCGGGCTTGTTCGTGGAGTATTTCCCGGGCTACTTCAACGATGATCTGACCTTCTTCTCTTCCACCGCGGCCACGCGCACCAACCGCACCCAGGCCATTGATTTCAGCAGCGCCGCAAGCTGGAGTGAGATTACGGGGCAGCAGGACCCTGACGGGTTCAGTGCCCGGTTCCGGGGGCGCATCTTGGTGCCCACCACCGGTACCTACACCTTGCACCTGACCTCCGACGACGCCGCCTACCTCTGGCTGGACAATGCAGCCTTGGCATCCTCGCCTACCCCGGGCACGGCTCTTATCAGCAACAGCGGCATTCACGAGGCTACTACTAAATCGGGGGTGGTAAACCTCACGGCTGGCCTGCACGATATTCTGATTCTGTACGGGGAAGCCGTGGGGCCCAACGTGCTGCGACTGGAGTACGAAAGCGCCGACGCCAACGTGTCGCGTCAGCTCGTATCGGCAGGCAGCCTCTGCACCACGCTTTCCAACGCGCCCCTACCCGTTACCCTCATTCGCTTCGGGGTGCAGCCCACCAAAACGGGAGTAGTAACCAGCTGGGAAACTTCGCAAGAGCTTAACAGCGCCACGTTTGTAGTGGAGCGCTCGGCCAACGGCCAGGTGTTCGAGCCGATTGGCCGGGTAGCCGCGGCGGGCACCACCCAGCAGCGTCAGCTCTATAGCTTCACCGACCGCGCCCCGTTTGCCGGTCAGAACTACTACCGTCTGCGCCAACTGGACAAGGATGGTACGGCCCACCTCTCGGGGGTAGTAAATACGCAGTGGAATGCCAGCGCCAATGGTCTGCAGCTGACCCTGTTCCCCAACCCCACGGCTACCGGAACCTGCACCGTGCGCCTGGAGCAGGCCGCGGCCACCGCTACCCAGCTGCAAGTACTGGACCTGACCGGCCGAACCGTGTACCGCCAGCAGTTGCCCGCCGCCAGCACAACGGAGCACACCTTCCCTACCCGCCAGCTGCGCCCGGGAGTGTACATGGTGCGCGTAACTTCGGCCCAGGGCACTGTTACCCAACGCATAGAAGTGCAGTAA
- a CDS encoding head GIN domain-containing protein — protein sequence MKTLRTLLPGLLLALLLFSAFRLADTRETRSVGAFSSVGLGGSMKVILRQGSPQKVEVTGDAEDLEHLETVVSNGRLRIGTKKEGYFSSYNYKGNVTVYVTMPTIKALAVSGSGNIRAADPIKADNLDLAVSGSGGLQLSSVTASKISSSLSGSGTIEAAGVAPDHAISVSGSGGVKAGKLQSKTCSVSISGSGDCRVQATQTLSASIVGSGDVYVTGNPQVKSSVVGSGRVHRE from the coding sequence ATGAAAACCTTGCGTACTCTTTTGCCCGGCCTGTTGCTGGCCCTGCTGCTGTTCTCGGCCTTTCGCCTGGCCGATACCCGCGAAACCCGCTCCGTGGGCGCCTTCTCTTCCGTTGGGCTCGGGGGCTCGATGAAGGTAATCCTGCGCCAGGGTAGCCCCCAAAAAGTGGAAGTCACCGGCGACGCGGAGGACCTAGAGCACCTGGAAACGGTAGTAAGCAACGGGCGGCTGCGCATCGGCACCAAGAAGGAAGGCTACTTCAGCTCTTACAACTACAAAGGCAACGTGACGGTGTACGTGACCATGCCTACCATTAAGGCGCTGGCAGTAAGCGGTTCGGGCAACATCCGGGCCGCCGACCCCATTAAAGCCGACAACCTGGACTTGGCCGTGAGCGGCTCGGGTGGTCTGCAATTGAGCAGCGTTACGGCCAGCAAAATCAGCTCGTCCCTGTCGGGTTCCGGCACCATCGAGGCGGCCGGCGTCGCTCCCGACCATGCTATTAGCGTGAGTGGCTCCGGGGGCGTGAAAGCGGGCAAGCTGCAAAGCAAAACCTGCAGCGTGAGCATCAGTGGCTCCGGCGACTGCCGGGTACAGGCCACCCAAACGCTGTCGGCTAGCATTGTGGGCTCCGGCGACGTGTACGTAACCGGCAACCCCCAAGTGAAAAGCTCGGTGGTGGGCAGTGGCCGCGTTCATCGGGAATAG
- a CDS encoding M13 family metallopeptidase, with protein sequence MHLSPSLRPWLLAPLLGLAFTACQPGANSAANQPDLIRANIDTTVRPGDDFYNYANGTWFKQHPIPASESNWGIGKEVQNEVYARLRKLNEEAAKTKAAPGSVQQKIGDFWATGMDSVTINKQGIAPLKGELDRIQAMKSVADVQAVIAHLQPLGVNTIVGGYVGQDAKNSEKMALQLWQSGLGLPNRDYYFNKDARTKNIRQEYTNHLVKMFTLLGQDAATAQASANRVVQLETKLAAASRKLEALRDPYANYNKMAVSGLDKLTPGLSWKPWLAQMELGKADTVIVGQPEFYREAGRLLQSAPLDDWKAYLQWQLVHAFAPTLSQDFDNENFRFYGTVLQGAKEQRARWKRVLDAEENAIGEALGQLFVQEYFPPATKKRYEELTANVVASFREHINALDWMSDSTKQKALVKLTKITRKVGYPEKWKDYSSLQIDRSSYAQNVMRANQWAYRYNINKLGKPVDRTEWGMTPQTYNAYYNPSNNEIVLPAAIFAIPGLLDANADDAIIYGYAGASTIGHELTHGFDDEGSQFDDKGNLRNWWTKKDRQLFQQRVNGIVRQFNGYTVLDSLHINGKATAGENIADLGGIVIALDAFKKTEQYKKGEKINGLTPVQRYFLGYALGWQTHQRDERLAQSILTDVHSPAQFRINGPFADVPEFYEAFNVKPGDKLYLPDSARVKIW encoded by the coding sequence ATGCACCTTTCCCCTTCCTTGCGCCCCTGGCTGCTGGCGCCTCTGCTGGGCCTGGCTTTCACCGCCTGCCAACCCGGTGCCAACTCCGCCGCCAACCAGCCCGACCTGATTCGGGCCAACATTGACACGACCGTGCGGCCCGGCGACGATTTTTACAACTACGCCAACGGCACCTGGTTTAAGCAGCACCCCATTCCGGCTTCGGAAAGCAACTGGGGTATTGGCAAGGAGGTGCAGAACGAGGTGTACGCCCGCCTGCGCAAGCTCAACGAGGAGGCTGCCAAAACCAAGGCCGCACCCGGCTCGGTGCAGCAGAAAATCGGCGACTTTTGGGCCACGGGCATGGACAGTGTCACCATCAACAAGCAAGGCATTGCGCCCTTGAAAGGCGAGCTGGACCGCATTCAGGCCATGAAGTCGGTGGCTGATGTGCAGGCCGTTATTGCCCACTTGCAGCCCTTGGGCGTGAACACCATTGTGGGCGGCTACGTGGGTCAGGATGCCAAGAACAGCGAGAAAATGGCCCTGCAACTGTGGCAGTCGGGCCTGGGCCTGCCCAACCGCGACTACTACTTCAACAAGGACGCGCGCACCAAGAACATCCGCCAGGAGTACACCAACCACCTGGTAAAAATGTTTACGCTGCTAGGCCAGGACGCCGCTACGGCCCAGGCCAGCGCCAATCGGGTAGTGCAGCTGGAAACCAAGCTGGCTGCTGCCTCGCGCAAGCTCGAAGCCCTGCGTGACCCCTACGCCAACTACAACAAAATGGCCGTTTCGGGCCTGGATAAGCTCACGCCCGGCCTGAGCTGGAAGCCCTGGCTGGCCCAAATGGAGCTGGGCAAGGCCGACACCGTAATCGTGGGTCAGCCGGAGTTCTACCGCGAAGCCGGCCGCCTGCTCCAGTCGGCCCCGCTTGACGACTGGAAGGCCTACCTGCAGTGGCAGCTGGTGCACGCCTTCGCCCCTACCCTCAGCCAGGACTTCGACAATGAGAACTTCCGCTTCTACGGCACCGTGCTGCAGGGCGCCAAGGAGCAGCGGGCCCGCTGGAAGCGTGTGCTTGATGCCGAGGAAAACGCCATTGGTGAGGCCCTGGGCCAGCTATTCGTGCAGGAGTACTTTCCGCCCGCTACCAAAAAGCGTTACGAGGAGCTGACGGCCAACGTGGTGGCTTCCTTCCGGGAGCATATCAACGCCCTGGACTGGATGAGCGACTCTACCAAGCAAAAGGCCCTGGTGAAGCTCACCAAAATCACCCGTAAAGTAGGCTACCCCGAAAAGTGGAAGGATTACTCCTCCCTACAGATTGACCGTAGCTCCTACGCCCAGAATGTGATGCGCGCCAACCAGTGGGCCTACCGCTACAACATCAATAAGCTGGGCAAACCCGTGGACCGCACCGAGTGGGGCATGACCCCGCAGACCTACAACGCCTACTACAACCCCAGCAACAACGAAATTGTGCTCCCGGCCGCCATCTTCGCCATTCCGGGCCTGCTGGACGCCAACGCCGACGACGCCATCATTTACGGCTACGCCGGGGCCAGCACCATCGGCCACGAGCTGACCCACGGCTTCGACGACGAGGGCAGCCAGTTTGATGACAAAGGCAACCTGCGCAACTGGTGGACCAAGAAGGACCGCCAGCTGTTCCAGCAGCGCGTGAACGGCATTGTCCGTCAGTTCAACGGCTACACCGTACTCGACTCCCTGCATATCAACGGCAAGGCCACGGCCGGCGAAAATATTGCCGATTTGGGCGGCATCGTCATTGCCCTGGATGCTTTCAAGAAGACGGAGCAGTACAAGAAGGGCGAGAAGATTAACGGCCTCACGCCGGTGCAGCGCTATTTTCTGGGGTACGCCTTGGGCTGGCAAACCCACCAACGCGACGAGCGCCTGGCCCAGTCCATCCTCACTGACGTGCACTCGCCGGCCCAGTTCCGCATCAACGGCCCCTTCGCCGACGTGCCCGAGTTCTACGAGGCTTTCAACGTGAAACCCGGCGACAAGCTCTACCTCCCCGACTCAGCCCGGGTGAAAATCTGGTAG
- the arfB gene encoding alternative ribosome rescue aminoacyl-tRNA hydrolase ArfB, which translates to MLPPLDAFLPELQFQTSRSSGPGGQNVNKVESRVELRFRLADSELLTEEQKQTLLQKLASKLTTEGELLIAAQEDRSQLRNKEIALRKFYETLQKALHKPKARKATKPSKGAVRQRLESKKKHGDKKANRGRVDF; encoded by the coding sequence ATGCTTCCTCCCCTCGACGCTTTCCTGCCCGAACTCCAATTTCAGACCAGCCGCAGCAGCGGCCCAGGCGGCCAGAACGTGAACAAAGTAGAGTCCCGGGTAGAGCTGCGCTTCCGCCTGGCCGATTCCGAGTTACTTACTGAGGAGCAAAAGCAGACGCTGCTGCAAAAGCTGGCCTCCAAACTCACGACCGAGGGGGAGCTGCTCATTGCCGCCCAGGAAGACCGAAGCCAGCTGCGCAACAAGGAAATTGCCCTGCGCAAGTTTTACGAAACCTTGCAAAAAGCCCTGCACAAGCCCAAAGCCCGCAAAGCCACCAAACCCAGCAAAGGAGCCGTGCGTCAGCGTCTAGAGTCCAAGAAAAAGCACGGCGA